Proteins encoded together in one Macadamia integrifolia cultivar HAES 741 unplaced genomic scaffold, SCU_Mint_v3 scaffold1338, whole genome shotgun sequence window:
- the LOC122063479 gene encoding SNARE-interacting protein KEULE-like: protein MDAIYFIQPTKENVVMFLSDMSGRVPLYKKAFVFFSSSVSKELVNRIKNDTSVLPRIGALREMNLEYFAIDSQGFITDNERALEDLFGENVENSRIYDACLNTMATRISTVFASLRVWIKSIFLALLLLNLNI, encoded by the exons ATGGACGCTATATACTTCATCCAGCCAACAAAAGAGAA TGTTGTCATGTTCTTATCTGACATGTCGGGAAGAGTGCCTTTGTACAAGAa GGCATTtgtcttcttcagttcttctgtTTCAAAAGAATTGGTTAACCGCATCAAGAATGATACAAGTGTATTACCTCGTATAGGTGCTTTGAGAGAG ATGAATTTGGAGTACTTTGCCATAGACAGTCAG GGTTTCATTACTGATAACGAGAGGGCATTAGAGGATCTTTTTGGGGAAAATGTGGAGAACTCACGCATCTATGATGCCTGCTTGAACACAATGGCCACTCGCATATCCACAGTTTTTGCTTCATTGCGGGTATGGATTAAAAGCATCTTCCTTGCTTTGCTGCTGTTGAACTTGAACATTTAA